A portion of the Burkholderia pseudomultivorans genome contains these proteins:
- a CDS encoding uracil-DNA glycosylase, whose product MATRKTSRAPQQASLFDDPVPETAPADTSAAPAPASPSAGRKAAKQAAASAPASPQPVASDIPHLAAQFDALPAAWRDVLKPFTDSDAYAPLCRFVDDERAAGKTVYPTDVFRALRLTSPDDVKVVILGQDPYHGDDRGTPQAHGLAFSVPPAVRTPPSLRNIFKEIAANFGHDTPRHGCLDTWARQGVLLLNTVLTVERGAAASHAKRGWEQCTDTLIRELASRHRGLVFMLWGAHAQAKRALFDASAHCVLEAPHPSPLSAHRGFLGCRHFALANDYLAEQHREPIDWRLPEVAETLA is encoded by the coding sequence ATGGCAACCCGCAAGACTTCCCGCGCGCCGCAACAGGCGTCGCTATTCGATGATCCCGTGCCGGAAACGGCACCGGCCGACACGTCGGCCGCCCCGGCTCCAGCATCGCCTTCGGCCGGACGCAAAGCCGCGAAGCAGGCCGCCGCTTCGGCCCCGGCCTCACCGCAGCCGGTCGCGAGCGACATCCCGCACCTCGCCGCGCAGTTCGACGCGCTGCCGGCCGCCTGGCGCGACGTGCTGAAACCGTTCACCGACAGCGACGCCTACGCGCCGCTGTGCCGCTTCGTCGACGACGAGCGCGCGGCCGGCAAGACCGTCTACCCGACCGACGTGTTCCGCGCGCTGCGACTGACGAGCCCCGACGACGTGAAGGTGGTGATCCTCGGCCAGGACCCGTACCACGGCGACGACCGCGGCACGCCGCAGGCGCACGGCCTTGCGTTCTCGGTGCCGCCGGCGGTCCGCACGCCGCCGTCGCTGCGCAACATCTTCAAGGAAATCGCCGCGAACTTCGGTCACGACACGCCGCGCCACGGCTGTCTCGACACCTGGGCACGCCAGGGCGTGCTGCTGCTCAACACCGTGCTGACGGTCGAGCGCGGCGCGGCCGCAAGCCATGCGAAGCGCGGCTGGGAACAATGCACGGACACGCTGATCCGCGAACTCGCCAGCCGCCATCGTGGACTCGTGTTCATGTTGTGGGGCGCGCATGCGCAGGCGAAGCGCGCGCTGTTCGACGCAAGTGCGCACTGCGTGCTCGAAGCGCCGCACCCTTCGCCGCTGTCCGCGCATCGCGGCTTCCTCGGCTGCCGTCATTTCGCGCTCGCGAACGACTATCTCGCCGAACAGCACCGCGAGCCGATCGACTGGCGCCTGCCGGAGGTCGCGGAGACGCTCGCGTAA